In Ferviditalea candida, the genomic window TCAAAGACAGTCCAAGCCACCTAACGGTGGCTCGGAACACTACAAAAGTGACATTTTCTCGGACGAGTTAAGGTGACATTTTCTCAGACGTTTGACACAAAATTTACTATCCGAGCAAAAATCAAAACGTTCGTGTCGCCCTGAAGATACGATACCCTTTGTCTTTGCTCACTTCTTCCACGCTTGGAAAGATAGATTCCAATTTCTTGAATGCGGATGGAGCCCCTTGCTTCTTCTGAATTACGACCCACAGCTCCCCCTGAGGAAGCAAATGCTCGGAAGCTTGTTCAAATATTGCGTGCACAATGCCTTTTCCCGCGCGGATCGGCGGATTGGTCAAGATATGCGTAAATTTCTCGCTCCTTACTTTATCGAACAAATCGCTCTGCATCGCCTCTACATTGTGAATGCCGTTCAGTGCCGCGTTTTCCTGTGCAAGTTGTACCGCTCGCTCGTTAATATCTATCAGCGTCGCCTTTCCCTTCGCGGCCAGATAAGCGGCCGTAATTCCGATCGGACCGTAGCCGCAGCCGACATCCAAAATCGCCGCGTCCTCGGGAATCACCATAGTCTCGATCAGCAATCTGCTGCCAAAATCTATACCCTCTTTGGAAAAAACTCCGCTATCGGTCACAAACTCGAAGCTTCTGCCGCGAAGCCGAACTTCCATCCTCCGGCGGTCATGCCGGACAGACGGCGTTTGACTGAAATAATGTTCCGACATAACGCCCCCCCGACTAATACAGACATATACCTATTTTGTATAAAAACCCCTTGAAGTAATCCACTTCAAGGGGTTTTTCATCCATTTCGGGATTATTTGACTTCGACAGTTGCCCCGGCTTCTTCCAGCTTTGCTTTGATAGAATCGGCTTCTTCTTTGGCCACTTTTTCTTTGATCGGTTTCGGAGCATTGTCAACGACTTCTTTCGCTTCTTTCAGACCCAGGCCCGTAATTTCGCGAACGACTTTGATAACGTTGATTTTGGATGCGCCAGCGTTCGTCAGGATAACATCGAATTCAGTTTGCTCTTCCACTTCGGCAGCAGCGGCTCCGCCTGCCATAACGGCCACAGGAGCTGCGGCGGTTACGCCGAATTCCTCTTCGATAGCTTTTACCAGGTCGTTCAATTCCAACACGGTCATCGATTTAATCGCTTCAATAATTTGCTCTTTGCTCATGATCTTACCTCCAATTTTCTAATGATGAATCAAGTGAAATTCAGCCGCAATGCCTGTAACTTTCGGACTAAGCTTCCTGTGCTCCGCCTTCCTTTTGATCGGCAACCGCCTTGACGGCAAGTGCAAAGTTGCGTACCGGAGCCTGGAGCACGCTGAGCAGCATGGACAGCAAGCCTTCTCTCGGAGGAAGCGCCGCCAACGCTCTGATTTGATCAGCGTCGACCACTTTGCCTTCCACTATTCCGCCTTTCAGCTTCAGGTTTTCATTCTTTTTCGCGAACTCGGACAAGATTTTTGCCGGGGCAATCGCATCTTCCTTACTGAAAGCAAAAGCGGTCGGGCCGCTCAAATGAACATCCAGTTCTGTAAACTGAGTTGCTTCAGTGGCTCTGCGAACCAGTGAATTTTTCAGAACCCTGAACTCGACCCCAGCTTCCCTCAGGGTCTTGCGAAGTTCTGTCACTTGAGCAACATTCAAACCGCGATAGTCGGTCAGCACAGTGCTGGAATTCTCCCGCAGCTTGGTCGACACTTCGCTGACCAGCAGTTCTTTCTCGCGAATCACATTTTCATTAGCCAAACCTGTACACCTCCTGTATTCTGCGTCATCAAGCACATCACCTTGCTTCAAACACGTTTAACCGCAACCGAGGATAGAACCTCAAAAGAAAAGCCTCCGCAGACAATACGGAGGCCGGAATGGGAAATTTCACAATCATCGTAACGCGATCATGTATTCACAACACCTCGGTAGGAAATTAAGCC contains:
- a CDS encoding class I SAM-dependent methyltransferase, translated to MSEHYFSQTPSVRHDRRRMEVRLRGRSFEFVTDSGVFSKEGIDFGSRLLIETMVIPEDAAILDVGCGYGPIGITAAYLAAKGKATLIDINERAVQLAQENAALNGIHNVEAMQSDLFDKVRSEKFTHILTNPPIRAGKGIVHAIFEQASEHLLPQGELWVVIQKKQGAPSAFKKLESIFPSVEEVSKDKGYRIFRATRTF
- the rplL gene encoding 50S ribosomal protein L7/L12 — encoded protein: MSKEQIIEAIKSMTVLELNDLVKAIEEEFGVTAAAPVAVMAGGAAAAEVEEQTEFDVILTNAGASKINVIKVVREITGLGLKEAKEVVDNAPKPIKEKVAKEEADSIKAKLEEAGATVEVK
- the rplJ gene encoding 50S ribosomal protein L10, with protein sequence MANENVIREKELLVSEVSTKLRENSSTVLTDYRGLNVAQVTELRKTLREAGVEFRVLKNSLVRRATEATQFTELDVHLSGPTAFAFSKEDAIAPAKILSEFAKKNENLKLKGGIVEGKVVDADQIRALAALPPREGLLSMLLSVLQAPVRNFALAVKAVADQKEGGAQEA